From Bacteroidota bacterium, the proteins below share one genomic window:
- a CDS encoding T9SS type A sorting domain-containing protein, which translates to MSSSTPTFLYKITTAGNYHYVCLPHAPDMAGDIIATVSGINEITSIADVFSLAQNYPNPFNPTTKINFSIPKAGFVSLKVYDILGNEVSNLVNENLSSGTYSVDFNAASTGNALSSGVYFYRLQSADFTEVRRMYLVK; encoded by the coding sequence ATGTCAAGCAGCACACCGACATTTCTTTATAAAATAACTACTGCAGGAAATTATCACTATGTATGTTTACCTCATGCTCCTGATATGGCAGGTGATATTATTGCAACAGTATCCGGTATAAACGAAATTACTTCAATAGCAGATGTATTCAGCCTTGCTCAGAACTACCCGAACCCTTTTAATCCAACAACAAAGATTAATTTCAGCATTCCAAAAGCAGGATTTGTTTCTTTAAAAGTATATGATATACTAGGAAACGAAGTGAGCAATCTTGTAAATGAAAATCTTTCATCAGGAACATACTCAGTTGATTTCAATGCAGCTTCAACAGGTAATGCACTTTCAAGCGGAGTTTACTTCTACAGATTACAAAGCGCAGATTTCACTGAAGTAAGAAGAATGTACTTAGTAAAATAA
- a CDS encoding T9SS type A sorting domain-containing protein, with protein MDNFFTPANLSASVGDTIKFVIGGTRVHTTTCNNTGGTSHPPGAADWDAPVSSVDPIFMYKITTAGSYHYICTVHGPSMAGDITATVSGVNEITSIADVFSLAQNFPNPFNPTTKINFSIPKAGYVSLKVFDILGNEVSNLVNENLSSGTYSVDFNAASTGNALSSGVYFYRLQSAEFTEVKKMYLVK; from the coding sequence ATGGATAACTTTTTTACTCCCGCAAATTTAAGTGCATCCGTAGGAGATACAATTAAATTTGTTATCGGCGGAACACGCGTACATACAACAACGTGCAATAACACCGGAGGTACATCACATCCTCCCGGAGCTGCTGATTGGGATGCTCCAGTCTCAAGTGTAGATCCAATATTCATGTATAAAATAACTACTGCAGGAAGTTATCATTATATTTGCACAGTGCACGGGCCAAGCATGGCAGGCGATATAACAGCAACAGTTTCAGGTGTTAATGAAATTACTTCAATTGCAGATGTTTTCAGTCTTGCACAGAACTTCCCTAATCCATTTAACCCGACAACAAAGATAAATTTCAGCATTCCAAAAGCAGGTTACGTATCGTTAAAAGTATTTGATATACTTGGAAATGAAGTAAGCAATCTTGTAAATGAAAATCTTTCATCGGGAACTTACTCAGTTGATTTCAATGCAGCTTCAACAGGTAATGCACTTTCAAGCGGAGTTTATTTTTACAGACTGCAAAGCGCAGAGTTTACTGAAGTAAAAAAAATGTATTTAGTTAAATAA
- a CDS encoding site-specific integrase, whose product MKINIPEPDPKYFTKEEFEKMIAYCDNEVLKDAFTWAVFTGVREAELIKAKPSDVNVYKRIMKVYSTVSNPNKDKDSREIEMHKRLIPIFEKYKSQEFIFLNPNTNMQFTARALLDGVTKACKKAGLKHFTFKDLRSIYATWLINADAPLKWISQQMGHSSLSITEKHYAKYITKEFRGEIDKLNF is encoded by the coding sequence TTGAAAATAAATATTCCCGAACCCGACCCTAAATATTTCACTAAAGAAGAATTTGAGAAAATGATTGCATATTGCGATAATGAAGTTTTAAAAGATGCTTTTACATGGGCAGTTTTCACCGGTGTACGTGAAGCTGAACTAATAAAAGCTAAGCCAAGTGATGTTAATGTTTACAAAAGAATTATGAAAGTTTATTCCACTGTTTCAAACCCTAATAAAGATAAAGACTCCAGGGAAATCGAAATGCATAAAAGATTAATTCCAATATTTGAAAAATATAAATCTCAAGAATTTATTTTTTTGAATCCTAATACGAATATGCAATTTACTGCGAGAGCATTATTAGATGGAGTTACAAAGGCTTGTAAAAAAGCAGGACTCAAACATTTTACATTTAAAGATTTAAGAAGTATCTATGCTACTTGGCTAATTAATGCGGATGCTCCTTTAAAATGGATATCACAACAAATGGGACACTCAAGTCTATCTATCACTGAAAAACACTATGCGAAATATATAACTAAAGAATTTAGAGGAGAAATAGATAAGTTAAATTTTTAA
- a CDS encoding T9SS type A sorting domain-containing protein has translation MDDAYDSSYTYLYDSLKFNFWHKYTNPPSYSNSGEVTWKYFGVPLDEYASDPSNYATQLGNKIARNTCESLYTFMDRAKIQYACFGQRSDYQCERISSDADYWFYAYDNSLPDSGAFKDTVDNFFNGNGAIVKRCTHTFAGKDSTYIVSGLRANREQTNNFWPYPHIGDQLYDWYIMPRIRIDTAFANDTSNFNIPVCKIAIIRMNGTDTIYQVLKVKNFKNDKDSLYNGNYLETYFDYPTDSVKNLVISRNSHDTLWFNKNNYTGNSHVDFKVFWYDRCNMWIDYVRVENTPAHRLLTIKDTTLITQLGKEINIARDALYAGKKISDFYIEEFEFNHMPCMKFINKMILDATGGHLSLMCNYQHDMFKDFRDSSNTFEFTDEQIKKYLIDYVGTKSIFMCCYNLLGFHTNSDYSSKNPNTLPIYTTHVPVHSPDYDSSKFLLATAVPPGEYDDWLQHNIDSIGNGQTYMHAMNFIYVMKRSSSISQKAGVPFYFMPQADYWYEPDGDHGFRVKEPTNEEAEMMNNIAISYGAKGILYFIYSAYGNDLNSEIVRGLCDTTAGFPVPRVQNAYGQLKFEKYKALGRLIRKWEPYLMSFHDDDTKSYIYRLEKILMTSETFLNDFITRDSASHQDSSSSRYIQASVFNNDSADTRYFMVVNRRCSPLSAGNPSGGRTVQIKFNANSSSFNHFNNWKIIDVEADTTVATFDKTVSTFINLGWYNPGQGKLYKVVPVMKAGGTFVTNEYLSNKSFNCNGTVLTNGYNLTFEQGVNIDFADSTQIIMHRGTFTSGVLPSLANNPDPTIAFSNLKAKTGAMWLGMKFDSTTVNMNYTRISDVRKENSENHEYTLYIINSPSINITHARISPVNSESTSASGVLAIYTGGVSSPVLNMDHDSINCHNYYYSVNIASNSSLSGSYNLSYNYFNNEIGAGVGVITQYINHVSIYNNQIKNNSYGVYAYHSSVDLWGNYITAYKPVLTESTSILDASSNIGGFNTFYTSTGRCVDMIDSYMDVHNGGNIFNKQDTSTNYFFAGNYPSTRTDTSEDGHGNCFTTNNFGSSMDSAHVKYNVKLSDNTTPVYFRLLDFNCPGSIMLAKNNRQDNAETKEKKRTAPLKTDNASIIGTSSNEDKDKKSSELYAEMKTALKKNDYSVAADKCKSILELGVENMYSVDAVRKLLHCVALSNGRLVNTKQTIVKTINTQSDSKVRNGKTTKQENIRSNADSKPQSIINTVSSMSDLKTYYESYIQTHPENKLIINEMFYYIQKCKVNLGEYESALSGYKAIMEKNLSSTAGLGAKWEYINLQLQISAKGTGKGGGESENTFSNNEQLSKEQQHERLISMIEDNIENNDGPKDGPKDGKDKNSGKKFTKEDRKVITNNIVNSLEINGQKEKTRLKSLEEKVLNNQANQSEAAEYKKMMLLKELIKVEKINNTDEQVNMMQNDLKKILALDSHPADIPQSKTTPEVAYDYKLNQNYPNPFNPTTKINYELKNAGFVSMKIYDLLGREIAELVNETKDAGTYTVDFNASKYMMASGIYFYRIQAGEFVDTKRMVLVK, from the coding sequence ATGGATGATGCATATGACTCGTCTTATACATATTTATATGATAGTCTTAAGTTCAATTTTTGGCATAAATATACAAACCCTCCCTCTTATTCAAATAGTGGTGAAGTTACATGGAAATATTTCGGAGTACCTTTAGATGAATATGCATCAGATCCTTCTAACTATGCAACTCAATTGGGCAATAAAATTGCAAGAAACACATGTGAAAGTCTCTACACATTTATGGATAGAGCCAAAATACAATATGCTTGTTTCGGACAGAGAAGCGATTATCAGTGCGAACGTATTTCTTCCGACGCTGACTATTGGTTCTATGCTTATGATAATTCGCTTCCGGACAGCGGGGCTTTTAAAGATACTGTAGATAATTTTTTTAATGGAAATGGAGCAATAGTTAAACGTTGTACGCATACTTTTGCCGGCAAAGATTCTACTTACATAGTATCTGGATTAAGAGCAAACCGAGAGCAAACAAATAACTTTTGGCCTTACCCGCATATAGGAGATCAATTATATGACTGGTATATAATGCCCAGAATAAGAATTGATACTGCTTTTGCTAACGATACATCTAATTTTAACATTCCTGTATGTAAAATTGCAATAATAAGGATGAACGGTACTGATACTATATATCAAGTTTTAAAAGTTAAAAATTTTAAAAATGACAAAGATTCTTTATATAATGGAAATTATTTAGAAACATATTTCGATTATCCCACTGACTCAGTAAAAAACTTGGTAATTTCCCGCAATTCGCATGATACATTGTGGTTTAACAAAAATAATTATACAGGCAACTCGCATGTCGATTTTAAAGTATTTTGGTATGACAGATGTAACATGTGGATTGATTATGTAAGAGTTGAAAATACTCCGGCTCATCGTTTGCTAACGATTAAGGATACTACTTTGATTACACAACTTGGAAAAGAAATTAACATTGCAAGAGATGCACTTTATGCAGGGAAAAAAATTTCGGATTTCTATATTGAAGAATTTGAATTTAATCACATGCCATGCATGAAATTTATAAATAAAATGATTTTGGATGCTACGGGGGGTCATCTTTCTTTAATGTGTAATTATCAGCATGATATGTTCAAGGACTTTAGGGATAGTTCAAATACTTTTGAGTTTACTGATGAGCAAATAAAGAAGTACTTAATAGATTATGTTGGGACAAAGTCTATTTTTATGTGTTGTTATAACTTACTAGGTTTCCATACAAATTCGGATTACTCTTCCAAGAATCCAAATACTTTACCTATATATACAACGCATGTACCTGTGCATAGTCCTGACTATGATTCAAGTAAATTTCTTCTAGCAACTGCAGTGCCGCCAGGAGAATATGATGATTGGCTACAGCATAATATTGATAGTATCGGTAACGGACAAACTTATATGCATGCTATGAATTTTATTTATGTTATGAAACGTTCTTCGTCAATATCCCAAAAGGCAGGTGTACCTTTTTACTTTATGCCTCAGGCAGATTATTGGTATGAACCCGATGGTGACCATGGATTCAGAGTGAAAGAACCTACAAACGAAGAAGCGGAAATGATGAACAATATTGCAATTAGCTATGGCGCTAAAGGAATTTTATATTTTATTTATAGTGCATATGGGAATGACTTAAATAGTGAAATCGTGAGAGGACTTTGTGATACAACAGCAGGTTTTCCCGTTCCAAGAGTACAAAATGCTTATGGGCAATTAAAATTTGAAAAATATAAAGCTTTAGGTAGACTAATAAGGAAATGGGAACCGTATCTAATGAGTTTTCATGACGATGATACGAAGTCTTATATTTATCGTTTAGAAAAAATCCTGATGACTTCAGAAACTTTCCTAAACGATTTCATTACGAGGGATTCTGCATCGCATCAGGACAGTTCTTCAAGTCGGTATATTCAGGCATCTGTATTTAATAATGACAGTGCAGATACAAGATATTTTATGGTAGTTAATAGAAGATGTTCCCCTTTATCGGCAGGAAATCCCAGCGGTGGAAGAACAGTTCAGATAAAATTTAATGCAAACTCAAGTTCATTCAACCATTTCAATAACTGGAAAATTATAGATGTTGAAGCTGATACAACAGTTGCTACATTTGATAAAACGGTTTCAACATTTATTAATTTAGGATGGTATAACCCGGGACAGGGAAAATTGTACAAAGTAGTTCCTGTAATGAAAGCTGGTGGAACATTTGTAACAAATGAATATTTAAGTAATAAATCTTTTAACTGTAACGGCACTGTTCTGACTAATGGATATAATCTTACATTTGAGCAAGGTGTAAATATTGACTTTGCCGATAGTACTCAGATTATAATGCACAGAGGAACATTTACCAGCGGTGTTTTGCCTTCACTGGCCAATAATCCTGATCCTACTATTGCATTTTCAAATTTAAAAGCAAAGACCGGAGCAATGTGGTTGGGAATGAAGTTTGACAGCACAACTGTTAATATGAACTACACGAGGATATCAGACGTGCGAAAAGAAAACAGTGAAAACCACGAATACACTCTGTATATAATAAACTCTCCAAGTATAAATATTACACATGCCAGAATAAGTCCGGTTAATTCTGAGAGTACGAGTGCCAGTGGTGTACTGGCAATTTATACAGGGGGAGTATCGAGTCCGGTATTAAATATGGACCATGATTCGATTAATTGCCATAACTATTATTACTCAGTAAACATAGCATCCAACTCCTCACTATCAGGAAGCTATAATCTCAGCTACAATTATTTTAATAATGAAATAGGTGCAGGAGTTGGAGTAATAACTCAGTATATCAATCATGTTTCTATTTATAACAATCAGATTAAGAATAATAGTTATGGTGTGTATGCTTATCATTCCTCAGTTGATTTGTGGGGTAACTATATAACCGCTTATAAACCGGTTCTCACTGAAAGTACTTCAATACTTGATGCAAGCTCAAATATCGGAGGGTTCAATACTTTTTATACAAGTACGGGAAGATGCGTTGATATGATTGATTCTTATATGGATGTTCATAATGGTGGAAATATATTTAATAAACAGGATACAAGTACTAATTATTTTTTTGCAGGCAATTATCCAAGCACCCGAACAGATACTTCGGAAGACGGACATGGTAATTGTTTTACAACTAATAATTTTGGATCAAGTATGGACAGCGCTCATGTAAAGTATAATGTAAAGCTCAGTGATAACACAACACCGGTATACTTCAGACTGCTGGATTTTAACTGCCCCGGCTCAATTATGCTGGCTAAAAATAACCGTCAGGATAATGCAGAAACAAAAGAGAAGAAACGAACAGCTCCGTTAAAAACAGATAATGCATCCATTATTGGAACATCATCAAATGAAGATAAAGATAAAAAATCTTCCGAGCTTTATGCAGAAATGAAGACAGCATTAAAGAAGAATGATTATTCCGTAGCGGCAGATAAATGTAAAAGTATACTAGAGCTGGGTGTAGAGAATATGTATTCGGTGGATGCTGTAAGAAAACTTCTTCACTGTGTTGCATTATCTAATGGTAGGCTTGTAAATACCAAGCAGACAATAGTGAAGACAATTAATACACAGTCCGACTCGAAAGTAAGAAACGGTAAGACGACAAAGCAGGAGAATATAAGAAGCAATGCTGACAGCAAACCACAAAGCATCATCAATACAGTAAGCAGCATGTCTGATTTAAAAACTTATTATGAATCCTACATACAGACTCATCCTGAGAATAAGCTGATAATAAACGAGATGTTCTATTACATACAGAAATGTAAAGTAAATCTTGGAGAATATGAGTCTGCTTTAAGCGGATATAAAGCAATAATGGAAAAAAATCTAAGTTCAACAGCAGGTCTTGGAGCAAAGTGGGAGTATATAAATCTTCAGCTGCAAATATCTGCCAAAGGAACCGGTAAAGGAGGCGGAGAAAGTGAAAATACATTCAGTAATAATGAGCAGTTAAGCAAAGAGCAGCAGCATGAAAGACTAATTAGTATGATTGAAGATAATATTGAAAATAATGACGGTCCGAAGGATGGTCCAAAAGACGGTAAAGATAAAAACAGCGGAAAGAAATTTACAAAGGAAGACAGGAAAGTGATTACAAATAATATTGTAAACTCACTTGAGATAAACGGACAGAAAGAAAAGACGAGATTAAAATCACTCGAAGAGAAAGTATTGAACAATCAGGCAAACCAAAGCGAGGCAGCTGAATATAAAAAGATGATGTTATTAAAAGAGCTGATAAAAGTAGAGAAGATAAATAATACAGACGAGCAGGTAAACATGATGCAGAATGATTTAAAGAAGATACTCGCTCTGGACAGTCATCCGGCAGATATACCACAATCAAAGACAACACCTGAAGTGGCGTATGATTACAAGCTGAACCAGAATTATCCAAATCCGTTCAATCCTACAACAAAGATAAATTACGAACTTAAGAATGCAGGATTTGTATCAATGAAAATTTATGATTTGCTCGGAAGAGAAATAGCGGAGCTTGTAAATGAAACTAAAGATGCCGGCACATATACAGTAGACTTTAATGCAAGCAAGTATATGATGGCAAGCGGAATATATTTTTACCGCATACAAGCGGGGGAATTTGTTGATACTAAACGTATGGTACTTGTGAAGTAA